A window of the Polaribacter batillariae genome harbors these coding sequences:
- a CDS encoding HlyD family secretion protein, giving the protein MGELNTRFQKIKEDYNRSQKLFDKGVIAKVALNNSKLEYDLSLNAIYQYKKQQYSSWQAELVNQKNQLKELENNQVQLEETNNLSVIKAPVSGTLLNVKGIEKGSFVQNGIQLAEISPKSDLIVECYVNPIDIGLLKKENKVNFQVSAFNYNQWGLANGKIEEIGNDVQMINNTPMFKVICSLDQNFLQLKNGFKGQLKKGMFVNARFELTERSLFDLLYDKMDDWVNPTNQITKK; this is encoded by the coding sequence TTGGGTGAATTAAATACTCGCTTTCAAAAAATAAAAGAAGATTATAATCGGAGTCAAAAATTATTCGATAAAGGAGTAATAGCAAAAGTAGCACTCAATAATAGCAAACTAGAATACGATTTATCTTTAAATGCTATTTATCAATATAAGAAACAACAATACAGCAGTTGGCAAGCAGAATTAGTGAACCAAAAAAATCAATTAAAAGAATTAGAAAACAATCAAGTACAATTAGAAGAAACGAATAACTTATCTGTTATTAAAGCTCCAGTTTCAGGTACTTTATTAAACGTAAAAGGAATTGAAAAAGGAAGTTTTGTACAAAATGGAATTCAATTAGCAGAAATTTCACCGAAATCTGATTTAATTGTTGAATGTTATGTCAATCCAATAGATATTGGTTTATTAAAAAAAGAAAATAAAGTAAATTTTCAAGTAAGTGCTTTTAATTATAATCAATGGGGATTAGCCAATGGAAAAATTGAAGAAATTGGAAACGATGTTCAAATGATTAATAATACACCAATGTTTAAAGTCATATGTTCATTAGACCAAAACTTTTTACAACTAAAAAATGGATTTAAAGGACAATTAAAAAAAGGAATGTTTGTAAATGCTCGTTTTGAACTTACAGAACGCTCTCTTTTTGATTTATTGTATGATAAAATGGATGATTGGGTAAACCCTACAAATCAAATTACAAAAAAATAA
- a CDS encoding HTH domain-containing protein translates to MKNLKKLERLQQLHQRIQNENTGSPIDMAKYMNISERSIHNLIDELKILGAEICYKRTTKTYYYCNDFKIELNISLKVITEGDARNLYGGSYFFKENYFPARFLQGTKLYL, encoded by the coding sequence ATGAAAAACTTAAAAAAACTAGAACGCTTACAGCAATTACATCAAAGAATACAAAATGAAAATACAGGTTCTCCAATAGATATGGCAAAGTATATGAATATAAGTGAAAGAAGTATTCATAATCTAATTGATGAGCTTAAAATTTTAGGAGCAGAAATTTGCTACAAAAGAACAACAAAAACATATTACTATTGTAATGATTTTAAAATTGAACTAAACATTTCACTAAAAGTAATTACAGAAGGAGATGCAAGAAACTTATATGGTGGTAGCTATTTTTTTAAAGAAAACTACTTCCCTGCAAGGTTTTTGCAGGGAACAAAATTATACTTGTAA
- a CDS encoding CPBP family glutamic-type intramembrane protease: MQRSFHKFIRLNIFNQLLLIVLVSFLLGELLQLFLEHFYGKGIFNIDFSNYSSFSAVIIEVIILAPLIETFLVQFIIIEISLQLLSKKKYKFIYSILFSASVFGVLHQYNVAYVIATFVLGLWFGSLYIFYKKNKKINPFLAVLLVHLVYNSINLIKEYYLQ, from the coding sequence ATGCAACGAAGTTTTCATAAATTTATTAGATTAAATATTTTTAATCAATTACTCTTAATTGTATTAGTGTCATTTCTTTTAGGAGAATTATTGCAGCTTTTTCTAGAGCATTTTTACGGAAAGGGAATTTTCAACATTGATTTTAGTAATTATTCATCTTTTTCAGCGGTAATTATTGAAGTAATAATTTTAGCACCTTTAATAGAAACTTTCTTAGTGCAATTTATTATAATTGAAATTTCCCTACAATTACTCTCAAAAAAAAAGTACAAATTCATATATTCTATTTTATTTTCTGCTTCAGTTTTTGGGGTATTACATCAATATAATGTAGCATATGTAATAGCTACTTTTGTTCTTGGTTTGTGGTTTGGAAGTCTTTATATATTCTACAAAAAAAATAAAAAAATTAATCCTTTTTTAGCTGTATTACTTGTACATCTTGTTTATAATTCAATTAATTTAATTAAGGAATATTATTTACAATAA
- a CDS encoding DUF4835 family protein gives MQKIVITFLFFFLILSSNAQELNCLVTINSEQIAGSNKQVFTTLQKALTEYINQTKWTNKTVKPEERIDCAITMIITSRENNNFKATLQVQSTRPVYNSSYASPVLNLKDNDFSFKYNEFDPLIYNRNSFDSNLVSTIVFYVNIILGLDADTFLKFGGEAQLKEAQNVMLQAQQSGLATWQNVVGKQNKYLLIDNLLSPKLKSYRNTLYNYHRKGLDQFSSNKDVGKQEIENSVIALQNIYNKSIGNYLIRLFFDAKGDELVNIYSEGPVTRNKNQLIQTLRKISPNNNSKWRKMD, from the coding sequence GTGCAAAAAATAGTAATTACTTTTTTATTCTTTTTCTTAATTTTAAGCAGCAATGCTCAAGAATTAAACTGTTTGGTTACCATAAATTCAGAGCAAATTGCAGGTTCTAACAAGCAAGTTTTTACAACACTTCAAAAAGCATTAACAGAGTATATCAACCAAACCAAATGGACAAATAAAACGGTAAAACCAGAAGAACGTATAGATTGTGCCATTACCATGATTATTACTTCCAGAGAAAACAATAATTTTAAGGCGACGCTGCAAGTACAATCTACAAGACCTGTGTATAATTCTAGCTATGCAAGTCCTGTTTTAAACTTAAAAGACAACGATTTTTCTTTTAAATACAACGAGTTCGATCCATTAATTTACAACAGAAATTCTTTTGATAGCAATTTGGTATCTACCATAGTATTTTATGTAAACATAATTTTAGGATTAGATGCCGACACTTTTTTAAAGTTTGGTGGAGAAGCACAATTAAAAGAAGCACAAAACGTAATGTTACAAGCACAACAAAGTGGTTTGGCAACTTGGCAAAATGTGGTGGGCAAACAAAACAAATATTTATTGATAGACAATTTGTTGTCTCCAAAACTAAAATCGTACAGAAACACGCTGTACAATTACCATAGGAAAGGTTTAGACCAGTTTTCTTCGAATAAAGATGTTGGAAAACAAGAGATTGAAAACAGTGTTATTGCTTTGCAGAATATTTATAATAAATCGATTGGAAATTACTTAATTCGTTTGTTTTTCGATGCAAAAGGAGATGAATTGGTAAACATTTATTCAGAAGGTCCAGTAACCAGAAACAAAAACCAATTGATACAAACTTTAAGAAAAATATCTCCAAACAACAATTCTAAGTGGAGAAAAATGGATTAA
- a CDS encoding CPBP family intramembrane glutamic endopeptidase encodes MINYFLKLKRRNFLIYVFLIPILWNILISITLVYFFDINLSDHKGVPDYSLYTYIFISVFFAPLYETLVYQFFTIEFFRLLFEKIHKPLLILISGFLFGFMHYFNANSYLYSLLAFIMGLFFAFIYEVSKIRKDIKSHFFLVALVHSSVNLSGSIVSLLIGIIIHYFSQ; translated from the coding sequence ATGATAAATTATTTTTTAAAATTAAAAAGAAGAAATTTTTTAATCTACGTATTTTTAATACCTATTTTATGGAACATACTAATTTCAATTACCTTAGTTTATTTTTTTGATATTAATTTATCAGACCATAAAGGAGTTCCTGATTATAGTTTATATACATATATTTTTATTTCTGTATTCTTTGCTCCATTATATGAAACCTTAGTGTATCAATTTTTTACTATTGAATTTTTTCGATTATTATTTGAAAAAATACATAAACCATTACTAATTTTAATATCAGGCTTTTTATTTGGGTTTATGCACTACTTTAACGCTAATAGTTATTTGTATAGTTTACTTGCTTTTATAATGGGATTATTTTTTGCTTTTATTTACGAAGTAAGTAAAATTAGAAAAGATATTAAATCACATTTTTTTTTAGTTGCTCTTGTTCATTCTTCAGTAAATTTAAGTGGATCTATTGTAAGTTTACTTATAGGCATTATTATCCATTATTTTAGTCAATAA
- a CDS encoding cysteine peptidase family C39 domain-containing protein: MAKITIKQHDITDCGETCLASIASHFKLQIPIARIRQYAGTDKKGTNVFRFYRILIKGHYYCNDFDLHVLISVLTNNEVTQIFGSSYFLKNNLLSARFFQGTKLYL, encoded by the coding sequence ATGGCAAAAATCACTATTAAACAACACGACATTACAGATTGTGGTGAAACTTGCTTAGCATCTATAGCATCACATTTTAAATTACAAATTCCTATTGCTCGTATTCGACAATATGCTGGTACAGATAAAAAAGGGACCAATGTTTTTAGATTTTATAGAATATTAATAAAAGGACACTACTATTGTAACGATTTTGATTTACACGTTTTAATTTCCGTTTTAACTAACAACGAAGTAACGCAAATATTCGGAAGCAGTTACTTTTTGAAAAATAATTTGTTAAGTGCAAGGTTTTTCCAGGGAACAAAATTATACTTGTAA
- a CDS encoding helix-turn-helix domain-containing protein: MDKTKKVREKIRMLRLQKEYTQENIGDFLGIGQVAYYKLESGKTQLKVETLIKLANILEVTPSYLLEGVS, translated from the coding sequence ATGGATAAGACAAAAAAAGTAAGAGAAAAAATTAGAATGTTAAGATTGCAAAAAGAATATACACAAGAAAATATTGGCGACTTCTTAGGAATTGGCCAAGTTGCTTATTACAAATTAGAAAGTGGTAAAACACAATTAAAAGTAGAAACACTTATTAAATTAGCAAATATCTTAGAAGTAACCCCAAGTTATTTGTTGGAAGGAGTATCTTAA